The genomic interval GCCTGGTCAGGTGATTGGCTGCAACTCCTGCAAAAACGTTGACACGCTTGTCTCCGCTTCCATCAAAGAACATAGCCCCCACATTGACATCGGGCACCAATGTATTACTGGATGTAAAATTTTCATTGAATGGTAAACCCGGATCGTACCCGGTTCCAGAGTTAAACTGGCTGCCCAATGTAACTTTGGAAGGATCAAAACTCTTGTTTAATATCCCTGCCTGCAAACCAAAGTTGATCATGCTTAAACCTGCACGGCCAAAACGAATCCGGTAAGCAGCCGAAGCTAATGCATTCAGGTAATTATAACTTACATCTCCTGCATTCTGATTCAGGATCATACCGCCAAATGCAAGGTTTTTAGTAGGCGCCATATCAAATGAGGCGCCTGCTGTGAGATAAGAATTGGAGACTGACCCCCATTGTTGTTTGGCATTTACTGATACCCTGTAATCTCCATCGATGACCCCGGTTAAACCCGGGTTAAGCCATAATGGATTGGCATAATATTGTGAAAAGTGAGGATCGATTTGCGCACTAACCTTCGAAGCTCCCGTAATGCACAACAAGCCCAAGACGATGATTTTTGATAGTTTCTTCATGTTATTTATATTTCAGGTTAATGGGTCTGTTATCTTAAAATGGTTATTGTTCCTTTTCTCATAGCTGTAGAGCCGTCTGTGAGGGTCACTTCAACATAGTACACATATACCCCGTTCGGTTGCATTTGTCCTCTGTATGAACCATCCCATCCTACTTGCTGCTGCAATGATTCAAAGATGAATTGTCCCCACTGGTTATAGACGCACATCCTCATTTTAGCAATTGCATTTCCATGGACATAGAAGATATCATTTCTACCATCTCCGTTTGGCGTGAATGTATTCGGAATGAATAAATCATCAGGCACTATTCTATCTGTAACAGTACCTGTTACACTGCCGGCGGCACTGGTTTGACAAGTTGTATTTCCTTTTGCTCTTACCATCAGTTTAACTGTCGTGTTTGCCGGAAGTCCTGAGATCAGGTGTGCAGTACCCGCAGCTCCTGAACTTGGACTGCTCCAGGTTGTTCCGCCATCCATTGATACTTCATAGCTGGTTGCTCCGGGAACATCATTCCAGCTAAAGGTGATACTGCTCAGTGTACTTGATTTCACGACCACTACTGGCGATGAAAGTGCTGCTGCAACAGTAACATTAACTGCAATTCTGCCGCTGCTTGCTGTTCCTGAAATCGCTTCGACATAGAATATAGTCGTTGCAGTGATTGCAGGTGTCAGGAAGGCAGGCCCCGTGAACAACACGCTTCCACCTGTTGGCGCGTTATACCAGTTATAGGTCACTCCTGTCAGTACATTAGTTATAGTTAAAGTAACCGGGCTTCCTCCGCAGCTTAAAGCATCGCCTACTACTGGTGCTGGTACAGTAACATTAATTGTATAAGTATTGGTTGCAGTCAGACCATTCCGGTCAGTAACAGTTACCACTACCTGGAAGCTTCCTCCTAATGTCGGCGTTCCTGAGATTACCCTGGTTACCGGATCAAAGTTTAACCCTGGAGGCAAGCCTGTAGCTACATAGCTGAATGGTGCTGTTCCGCCAACTACTGCTGGTAAGGTTTGAGGTGTATATGAGCTGCCTACCTGTCCGTCTGGTAAAGTTGCTGGTGGCAAGGTCATTTGTGTACTGTTGCCAACACCGAGAACGAAAGCGGCTGCCGCTGTACATCCTTTGCTATCGGTAGCAGTAACAGCGAAGGCATAACTTCCTGCTGTTGTTGGGGTTCCGGTCAGCAAACCTGCTGATGACAGCGACAAACCTGCCGGAAGCGTACTTCCTGACTGAAGGGTGTAAGTATATCCCGGAGTACCTCCTGTTGCAGAACCAACCTGCGCAGAATAGGTAGTAGAAGTAGACGCGCCGGCTAATGTTGCACCGTTGAACATCAATGCCGGGTTCACAGTTAAGACTACTGTTTTGGCGGTGGCCGATGAGCTTTCACAAGTATTCGGTCCTTGTACTGATACGTAGTAAGTTGTATTGGCTGTGAGTACTGGAGTATTGAATACTGCTCCGGTAAATACAGCATTAGTTAAAGCAGCATCGGTGTACCATTTAAATGTTGGATTAGTTACAGTTGCACTGCTTGCAGTTAAACTGGCGCCCGATCCTCCGCACACTACTGAAGGTATACCTGTTATAGTAATATCTGCTGATCTGGCCGGACTTTTCAGGTTCACATTTACGGCAACTCTTGTACTGGTTATCCCAGCCAGACCTTCTACATAATAAATAGTATTCACTGTGATTGCAGGGGTCTGGAAGCTTGTTCCTGTAAAAATCGGGATTTTCGCTGTCGCATCCGCAAACCAGTTATAAGTTATTGCAGGTAGAGCATTGGTTACTAATAAAGTAACACGGCCACCTCCGCAATTCGATCCGTCAGCAACAACTGGTGCTGGTACAGTCACCTTCAGTGCATAGTTTGCTGATGCATTTCTGTTACTTGCATCGGTTACCGTCATGGTTACAGTGAACATACCTCCAATTGTCGGTGTTCCGGTAATGTTCCTGGTTGCAGGATCAAATGACAGCCCGGCAGGCAGGCCTGTAGCTACGTAAGTATAAGGGGCTGTTCCACCAATTGCAGCTGGCAGGGTTTGTACAGGATAAGCTGTACCTACTTGTCCATCAGGCAAGGTAGCTGCTGGCAGTGACAATACTGCTGTTGTACCAATGTTCAGTGTGAATACGCCTGAAGTATTACAACCTTTACTGTCTGAGGCTTTAATTGTGAAGGTATAATTTCCAGCTGTTGTCGGTGTTCCACTGATTAATCCTGAAGATGACAGCGTTAATCCTGCTGGCAAAACACTGCCTGAAGCGAGCGCATAAGTATAAGGTGCTGTTCCACCGGTTGCAGGATCAATTTGTACACTGTATGTATTGATTGTAGAGCCGTTAGTCAGTGCTTTACCTGCAAAGTTCAATGGAGCATTCACCTTTAAAGTGATTACCAGTGCTTGTCCAGGCAGGTTCGGACATTTATTCAGTCCTTTTACGGTTACATAATAGTTTCTGGTTGTAGTCAATGCAGGTACATTGTAAACATCACCTGTAAATACCGGGTTCAGTAAAGCGGTATCAATATACCAGGTAAATACCGGATTAACTATAGTGAGGCTGCTTGCAGTTAAAGTTGTACCTGATCCAGAGCAAATAATTGCAGGGATACCATTTACGCGGATATCTGAAGCAGTTGCTG from Pedobacter sp. WC2423 carries:
- a CDS encoding PorP/SprF family type IX secretion system membrane protein — protein: MKKLSKIIVLGLLCITGASKVSAQIDPHFSQYYANPLWLNPGLTGVIDGDYRVSVNAKQQWGSVSNSYLTAGASFDMAPTKNLAFGGMILNQNAGDVSYNYLNALASAAYRIRFGRAGLSMINFGLQAGILNKSFDPSKVTLGSQFNSGTGYDPGLPFNENFTSSNTLVPDVNVGAMFFDGSGDKRVNVFAGVAANHLTRPIDRFLGSEIRIPIRYAAHGGARVKVSDVFDITPNGLYMKQGNAHETSVGAYGQFYVNPEADLMFGSNYRFEDAAIAFFGLHLKNMTFGVSYDFNTSGLNRASGSKGGLELSISFTSRKGIAGPNFFCPRL